From the genome of Scytonema millei VB511283, one region includes:
- the argB gene encoding acetylglutamate kinase, giving the protein MSNESEYIRETEATRVRILSEALPYIQKFAGRIVVVKYGGAAMKESSLKDKVIRDIVFLTSVGVRLVVVHGGGPEINSWLDKLGIEPQFKHGLRVTDAPTMDVVEMVLVGRVNKELVSLINRAGGSAIGLCGKDANLITARPEGREGIGFVGEVTSMDVRLLNSLLKEGYIPVVSSVAADENGQAYNINADTVAGELAAALGAEKLILLTDTAGILKDYKDPSTLLPRLDIQEARDLIAAGVVGGGMIPKVKCCVRSLAQGVRAAHIIDGRIPHALLLEVFTDVGIGSMIVASEYTY; this is encoded by the coding sequence ATGAGCAACGAGAGCGAGTACATTAGAGAAACTGAAGCTACGCGGGTAAGAATTCTCAGCGAAGCACTACCCTACATCCAAAAATTTGCCGGACGAATCGTCGTCGTCAAGTATGGCGGCGCAGCGATGAAAGAAAGCTCCCTGAAAGATAAAGTGATCCGCGATATCGTGTTTTTAACTTCCGTGGGAGTGCGCCTTGTCGTAGTTCACGGCGGGGGTCCGGAAATTAATAGTTGGTTAGATAAACTCGGCATCGAACCGCAATTCAAGCACGGACTGCGGGTAACGGATGCGCCGACAATGGATGTGGTAGAAATGGTTTTGGTCGGCAGGGTGAACAAGGAACTAGTTTCTCTGATTAACCGTGCTGGTGGTTCGGCAATTGGGCTATGCGGTAAAGATGCTAACTTAATTACAGCCCGTCCTGAAGGTCGTGAGGGGATTGGTTTTGTAGGAGAAGTTACGAGTATGGACGTGCGGCTGTTGAATTCCCTACTCAAAGAAGGTTATATCCCGGTCGTATCCAGCGTAGCGGCAGACGAAAACGGACAGGCATACAACATCAATGCCGATACTGTAGCAGGAGAACTCGCCGCAGCCCTGGGAGCAGAAAAATTGATTTTACTGACAGATACAGCCGGAATTCTCAAGGACTACAAAGATCCTTCAACGTTACTACCTAGATTGGATATTCAAGAGGCGCGAGATTTAATCGCTGCTGGTGTTGTCGGTGGCGGGATGATTCCCAAAGTTAAATGCTGCGTGCGATCGCTTGCCCAGGGAGTACGTGCAGCTCACATTATCGACGGTCGCATCCCCCACGCCCTTCTACTAGAAGTGTTCACTGACGTAGGTATCGGTTCGATGATCGTTGCTTCTGAATATACTTACTAA
- a CDS encoding Hsp20/alpha crystallin family protein, whose translation MVLVRWNPWQEMNTLQRQIDRLFEDSFASNSVANGNIAKMPAAEISETEDAVYLKLEVPGMEAKDLDVQVTEASVYVSGDRKSETKQEDNGKTRSEFYYGKFQRVIPLPARIQNTNVTAEYKNGILNLTLPKTTAEKNKVVKVNLEG comes from the coding sequence ATGGTATTAGTTCGCTGGAATCCTTGGCAAGAAATGAATACTCTGCAACGTCAAATCGATCGCTTATTTGAAGATTCATTTGCATCTAATTCTGTAGCGAATGGTAACATAGCCAAAATGCCAGCCGCAGAAATTTCTGAAACTGAAGATGCCGTCTACCTCAAACTAGAAGTACCTGGAATGGAAGCTAAAGACTTAGACGTGCAAGTTACAGAAGCATCTGTTTACGTTAGTGGCGATCGCAAGTCTGAAACTAAGCAGGAAGACAACGGCAAGACTCGCAGCGAATTTTACTACGGTAAGTTTCAGCGTGTCATTCCTTTGCCAGCACGGATTCAAAACACCAATGTTACCGCAGAATATAAAAATGGCATTTTGAATCTGACTCTCCCCAAGACTACGGCAGAAAAAAATAAAGTTGTCAAAGTCAATTTAGAGGGATAA
- a CDS encoding nuclear transport factor 2 family protein, whose protein sequence is MTSEIADRFMQTLQQIEASGDVEPLVEMFAEDAESINLAMVEPLRGKDGARRFWQKYLSVFDRIHSDFTHVTADSKTAVMEWRSQGTLSNGEDVHYRGVSIIEIDNGLVQAFRTYYDSAVFLPTGAKQAQR, encoded by the coding sequence ATGACGAGTGAAATCGCCGATCGCTTCATGCAGACGCTACAGCAAATCGAAGCTAGTGGCGATGTAGAACCACTAGTTGAGATGTTTGCCGAGGATGCAGAATCGATTAACCTAGCAATGGTAGAACCACTCAGGGGAAAGGACGGCGCGCGTCGATTTTGGCAAAAGTATCTCTCAGTATTCGATCGCATTCACTCTGATTTTACCCATGTCACCGCAGATAGCAAAACTGCCGTCATGGAGTGGCGATCGCAAGGGACTTTATCCAATGGCGAAGACGTACACTATCGAGGTGTCAGCATTATTGAAATTGACAATGGATTAGTACAAGCCTTCCGCACCTACTACGATTCAGCTGTATTTCTGCCTACAGGTGCAAAGCAAGCACAGAGATAA
- a CDS encoding PD-(D/E)XK nuclease family protein → MPSEIQLLPSIHAKSVRENGKQYYLSTNGDRLPSVSTILNATKPQADRDRLFNWKQRVGVETANQISSTASRRGTQTHKYIQRYLQGEDISCSEASRPYWESIAPVLQEIDVVRLIEGAVFHSELKYAGIVDCVASYRGVPCVCEWKTADRPKRTLERLFDYPLQLAAYLGAVNHYYRDYGIQLNRALIVIAIPQTPAEVFWFEPEAIASYWQQWQQRVTLYWQLMRK, encoded by the coding sequence ATGCCATCCGAGATTCAGCTGTTACCTAGCATTCATGCCAAATCCGTGCGGGAGAATGGTAAGCAATATTACTTAAGTACAAATGGCGATCGCCTTCCTAGTGTTTCTACCATCCTCAACGCCACAAAACCTCAAGCAGATCGAGATAGACTATTTAATTGGAAACAGCGTGTTGGTGTAGAAACCGCAAATCAAATCTCCTCCACCGCCAGCCGTCGCGGTACGCAGACGCACAAATACATTCAGCGGTACTTGCAAGGTGAAGATATATCTTGTTCTGAAGCCAGCCGTCCTTACTGGGAAAGTATCGCACCAGTCTTGCAAGAAATTGATGTCGTCAGGTTAATTGAAGGCGCAGTTTTTCACTCAGAGTTGAAATATGCTGGAATTGTAGACTGCGTTGCCAGTTATCGAGGTGTACCTTGTGTCTGTGAATGGAAAACAGCAGATCGACCCAAAAGAACCCTCGAACGGCTATTTGATTATCCTTTGCAGTTAGCAGCATATTTAGGTGCAGTCAATCACTATTATCGCGACTATGGAATTCAGTTAAATCGCGCCTTAATTGTTATCGCAATTCCCCAAACGCCAGCGGAAGTATTTTGGTTTGAACCAGAAGCGATCGCCTCTTATTGGCAACAATGGCAACAGCGCGTCACTTTATATTGGCAGCTAATGAGAAAATAA
- a CDS encoding DoxX family protein, which produces MNSSTSQPNRRKEIFRGILAVSIIIVGTTHFLKPLEYAKIVPPQLPNPVELVYISGFFEILGGIGLLIPFISVAAAWGLIILFIAVFPANIYLATHSDIVIEGIPHSPIMYWVRLPLQAVLIAWAWWYTRKPEAQPGAKSFVSGTEKLVSRD; this is translated from the coding sequence ATGAACTCAAGTACCAGTCAGCCCAATCGACGCAAAGAGATTTTCCGAGGCATTCTGGCTGTATCAATTATTATTGTAGGAACGACTCATTTTCTCAAACCATTAGAATACGCTAAGATTGTTCCGCCTCAACTACCTAATCCCGTCGAACTAGTTTATATCAGCGGTTTTTTTGAAATTTTGGGTGGGATTGGTTTGTTAATTCCCTTTATTAGCGTTGCTGCGGCTTGGGGGCTGATTATTTTATTTATTGCTGTCTTTCCCGCCAACATTTATTTGGCAACTCACAGCGATATTGTCATTGAAGGCATTCCTCATAGTCCGATTATGTATTGGGTGAGGTTGCCATTACAAGCAGTTTTAATTGCTTGGGCATGGTGGTATACTCGTAAACCAGAAGCGCAACCAGGGGCAAAAAGTTTTGTCTCTGGTACAGAAAAGTTAGTCAGTCGCGATTAA
- a CDS encoding tetratricopeptide repeat protein has product MGRSIEVNQNNFATEVIERSQQQLVLVDFFAQWCGPCQVLKPILEKLVEEYNFTLAKVDIDKNPELAQAYRVEGVPDVKIFSQGQMQPGFVGVLPEAQIRELLTQSGLKSTLDTEIEAIHLDRTAGNIEAAKRRFRELIELYPQNPKLAIAAAEFLIGIGSLESAEKLLAAVPSGSRDYDAKVRTLRELMQWQHQAAQLVPETDLDRQYLQAAQLTLKGDYESALSVLLAMVERDRKYQNDAARKAMITIFGLLEDDHPLTKSYRKQLTFALY; this is encoded by the coding sequence ATGGGACGATCGATTGAAGTAAATCAAAATAATTTTGCCACTGAGGTTATCGAGCGATCGCAACAACAACTCGTTTTAGTCGATTTTTTTGCTCAATGGTGCGGTCCTTGTCAGGTTCTCAAACCAATTCTCGAAAAACTTGTAGAAGAATATAACTTTACCCTGGCTAAAGTCGATATCGACAAAAACCCGGAACTAGCGCAGGCGTATCGCGTGGAAGGAGTTCCCGATGTCAAAATCTTTAGTCAAGGACAAATGCAGCCAGGATTTGTCGGCGTGCTACCAGAAGCACAAATTCGGGAATTACTAACTCAATCCGGCTTAAAATCTACTTTAGATACCGAAATAGAAGCAATCCATCTCGATCGCACTGCTGGTAATATTGAAGCAGCCAAGCGACGCTTCCGCGAACTAATCGAACTCTATCCCCAAAATCCCAAATTAGCGATCGCTGCCGCAGAGTTTTTAATTGGAATTGGTAGTTTAGAATCGGCAGAAAAATTGCTGGCAGCAGTACCTTCTGGTAGTCGAGACTACGATGCGAAAGTACGAACGCTGCGAGAGTTGATGCAGTGGCAGCATCAAGCAGCACAGCTCGTACCAGAAACAGATTTAGACCGACAATATTTGCAAGCAGCTCAATTGACTCTTAAGGGAGATTACGAATCAGCGCTATCTGTTTTACTGGCGATGGTAGAGCGCGATCGCAAGTATCAGAATGATGCTGCTCGCAAAGCGATGATAACGATTTTTGGCTTACTAGAAGACGACCATCCCTTAACTAAGAGCTATCGCAAGCAATTAACTTTTGCCCTTTACTAA
- a CDS encoding DUF952 domain-containing protein has product MSAQVDATATQLILHITQRSQWEQARRDGIYRGDTLDTEGFIHCSTLAQIVQVANKFFFQHQELIVLCIDPQRVLVEIKYEESEPGEQYPHIYGLLNIDAVIKVIEFARGANGKFEFPPQLVELT; this is encoded by the coding sequence ATGTCAGCTCAGGTAGATGCGACCGCTACACAACTGATTTTGCACATCACGCAGCGATCGCAGTGGGAACAAGCACGGAGAGACGGAATCTATCGAGGTGACACGCTCGATACGGAAGGGTTTATTCACTGCTCTACACTTGCACAAATCGTTCAAGTAGCCAATAAGTTTTTCTTCCAGCATCAAGAATTAATCGTTCTTTGTATCGATCCTCAGCGCGTGCTTGTTGAGATTAAATATGAAGAATCGGAACCCGGAGAGCAATATCCTCATATTTACGGTTTGCTCAACATAGATGCTGTAATTAAAGTAATCGAGTTTGCACGAGGCGCAAATGGCAAATTTGAATTTCCGCCACAACTTGTGGAATTGACTTGA
- a CDS encoding queuosine 5'-phosphate N-glycosylase/hydrolase, with amino-acid sequence MSLGILDRVRAAAQEVAARANYVRIDESSIPAYVASLPIEQASSPKLDPRYHYLGDPREIVAYLLTLNAINFGSGYFPHLQKRPRLSGYFTIATSLKERFESRGAFRARELCRLTPEDCANIFEQNLTKPPIRELMGLFASAWNELGRHLLDRYEGDFVGLVNAADSSAERLVELLVKMPHFQDIQTYNNLEVPFYKRAQLTAADLSTALGNQSFGFFNDLPRLTIFADNLIPHVLRIDNVLQYKQSLAAKIDAEELIGAGTEEEVEIRACTIHAAELIVAELRRLGHKVSALKLDYFLWNRGQQPEYKSRPRHRTRTIFY; translated from the coding sequence ATGAGTTTAGGTATACTAGATCGAGTCCGTGCAGCCGCGCAAGAAGTCGCTGCTAGGGCAAATTACGTCCGCATTGACGAGTCAAGTATTCCTGCCTATGTTGCTTCTTTGCCCATAGAACAGGCTAGTTCGCCCAAACTCGATCCCCGCTATCATTATCTTGGCGATCCGCGAGAAATTGTCGCTTATCTTCTCACGCTCAATGCAATCAACTTTGGTTCTGGCTATTTTCCCCACCTGCAAAAACGTCCTCGTCTCTCGGGTTACTTTACCATTGCCACCTCTTTGAAAGAGCGGTTTGAATCTCGTGGTGCTTTTAGAGCGCGAGAACTTTGTCGCTTAACGCCGGAAGATTGTGCGAATATTTTCGAGCAAAATCTTACTAAACCACCAATTCGAGAGTTGATGGGGTTATTTGCCTCAGCTTGGAATGAATTAGGACGACATCTGCTCGATCGCTATGAAGGAGATTTTGTAGGATTAGTCAATGCTGCTGACTCATCAGCCGAGCGTTTAGTAGAATTGTTGGTAAAAATGCCCCATTTTCAAGACATACAAACATATAATAATCTAGAAGTTCCATTTTACAAACGCGCTCAACTAACTGCTGCCGATTTATCAACTGCGCTAGGAAATCAAAGTTTTGGTTTTTTCAACGACTTACCACGATTGACAATTTTTGCTGACAATCTCATTCCTCACGTTTTGCGTATCGATAATGTTTTACAATACAAGCAAAGTTTGGCTGCCAAAATCGATGCCGAAGAATTAATTGGTGCGGGAACTGAAGAAGAAGTTGAAATCCGTGCCTGTACTATTCACGCCGCGGAGTTGATAGTCGCAGAGTTACGTCGCTTAGGGCATAAAGTTTCTGCCTTAAAATTAGACTATTTCCTTTGGAACCGCGGACAGCAACCCGAATACAAATCACGTCCGCGCCACCGAACCCGCACGATATTTTATTAA
- a CDS encoding molybdenum-pterin-binding domain-containing protein: protein MAKDSKQWITFKVSELEMQALETYCHQTQRTKTDLLREMIRKLPTYSEDSQT, encoded by the coding sequence GTGGCTAAGGATTCAAAGCAGTGGATCACCTTCAAAGTTTCAGAGCTAGAAATGCAAGCGCTCGAAACATATTGTCATCAAACTCAAAGAACAAAAACTGACTTGCTGCGGGAGATGATCCGCAAGCTACCTACATATTCTGAGGACAGTCAAACCTAG
- a CDS encoding AbgT family transporter — MEKALAWLEKVGNKLPDPLTLFVLFSLTVIISAIASALQVSVVHPGTKEGKALITIRTRSKAVCKSL; from the coding sequence ATGGAAAAAGCTCTAGCTTGGCTAGAGAAAGTAGGAAACAAACTACCCGATCCGCTGACGTTGTTCGTGCTATTTTCTCTGACAGTGATTATTAGCGCGATCGCATCTGCTTTGCAAGTTTCCGTCGTTCACCCAGGAACCAAGGAAGGAAAAGCTTTGATAACGATTAGAACTCGGTCTAAAGCTGTATGTAAATCTCTGTAG
- a CDS encoding pyridoxine 5'-phosphate synthase yields MTHKYAAAAKQAQAIGLGVNAGHDLNLQNLAKFCSIPNILEVSIGHALIADALDMGLSTAVKEYLKVLSESKI; encoded by the coding sequence GTGACACATAAATACGCTGCTGCCGCTAAACAAGCTCAAGCGATCGGTTTAGGTGTCAATGCCGGACACGACTTAAATTTACAAAACTTGGCAAAATTCTGCTCAATTCCCAACATACTTGAAGTCTCAATCGGTCATGCTCTGATAGCAGATGCATTAGATATGGGACTATCAACAGCAGTAAAAGAATATCTGAAAGTACTGTCAGAATCAAAAATTTGA